In one Streptomyces sp. NBC_01288 genomic region, the following are encoded:
- a CDS encoding ATP-binding protein: MSTMSVDVATVGSATSVAGARDSARAFLGGLDRPIAAEAADTVVLVVSELVTNALRHGGGTCTLNLTAYPDGVEVAVHDRSPQMPRMRTPDLNGGTGGFGWPMVDRLAQTTAVTRRAAGGKTVSALLAR; this comes from the coding sequence ATGAGCACCATGAGCGTCGACGTCGCGACCGTCGGCTCCGCGACCTCCGTCGCCGGCGCACGCGACAGCGCCCGGGCCTTCCTCGGAGGCCTCGACCGCCCGATCGCAGCCGAGGCCGCCGACACCGTGGTCCTGGTCGTCTCGGAACTCGTCACCAACGCCCTGCGTCACGGCGGCGGTACCTGCACCCTGAACCTGACCGCGTACCCGGACGGCGTCGAGGTGGCCGTGCACGACCGCAGCCCCCAGATGCCACGCATGCGTACCCCCGACCTGAACGGCGGCACGGGAGGCTTCGGCTGGCCCATGGTCGACCGCCTCGCCCAGACCACCGCCGTGACCCGTCGGGCGGCCGGCGGCAAGACCGTGAGCGCCCTCCTCGCCCGGTGA